In Lolium rigidum isolate FL_2022 chromosome 7, APGP_CSIRO_Lrig_0.1, whole genome shotgun sequence, the DNA window TGTCCTCATTGATCATCTGAACCGCTCCAAGACAGTCGCTTTTCACAACAATTGGATAGTCTGACATCTGCATGGCCAAGGATAAACCCAAAGAAGAaccgtgggcgaaagaatcacgcGAAAGGAGCCACGTAGGCCAAAAGAGTACATGCGGCCTGGCTTGGCGCGCTATCCATGCTCGTTTCAGCCTCGGGCATCGTCTCAGGCCCTCCTTTTAACCGACGGCTCCGTTTtacccaaaaacctaagccatattttttcTGATATTTATttaggtggcggtggaggcgaaagtcctctcctatcccgggagagggcagatcctgctacaccggtgcctccggtgaaagggaaatcgacgccatcgtcatcaccactcctccttggcatgggggaggcatctccatcaacatctccatcagcaccatcatcaccatcatcaccaccacttccatctacgagatcgacttcatccctctcatagtttgtgttgaattgaaccctgGATATCGTTTTGAGTCGAGTTGCATGTCTGTGATTGGTACTTTATAtttatttggtggagagattatatattcagattgtgttgcaaccattatgcctctggtcTATATCATGTTttacacttgtgagtagttccccacgttcgtgagggcatatgatgatctgactatgattctatatgatatgcaatgagtatttggtcaagttttttttatcttctatcttgttctatgatggttttatgcgaacatcgactgcatattacttcacctatatgggatcATAGGGTTACACTTTAATGTAATGAATGTGTGTTGGAAGGGGCGAAATGACAGAAACCGTTTTTCAGTactatgggttgcattagaggggtttatgtcggggaccaatgatcttattgctatggtgggacatttatgccttaatgattcctatgcttgcacatgaaaatggctctaggacccatcataagggatgCATTTGCTCATATCTATGGTTGCACCTGATTTAGGCTCCGTCCCTAATTAAATGAAACTTGACAAAAAATATTTACTATGTTGTGTAGAACTCTgatgctagtaaatccatgccgccTTCAGAAATATTTGTCTCGTATAAGCACatacacacttgagcttgtcctcttgctgcatagaggattgaaCTTTCTCTCACCGagagcatttacatattgcaATTTACTTTCTGtactttactttattgcaaatATACACTCAAAACACCAAAACTACTGCTTTATTATTATTGTTTGCTTGTCAAATCCGCTAaacaataccttcagctcctcgtgggttcgacaacctttgttattgaaaagtactacaattgatctcctgcacttgcgAGCCATCAGTCTCCACCTGGTCCTCCATTTTCTGGTGTGGCTGTACAATTGAAGAGTGATCACAGTGATCCTAGTGGAGTCAAGAACATCATCGACAACTTTCTTCATATACGCCTTTTTGAAGCCATGTGTAAAGGATATGCCGCTATTCATGGGCTCACCGGAAAGTTAAGGACAAACTCGGACAGAGACAGATGCCAAACTATTGAAGGTTTGTGTGCATATATTAATTCATCATGTACATAAGGGGCAGCGCAGTCGAGGACATGCCATTGTCTTTGATAGAGAGAGTTGACAGATCGGGGGAGCTACCAACGTTGATACAATATGGTATGAAGAACATTGCTAAGCTTTGAACTAACCGAACAATCTCTACCACAAGCATACAAATATTATCTAGAACATAAAAGAGTGGAGCTTTCTTACACTTGGAAAAACAACATGTAGCACAGAAGTCGGGGAACAAGGAGACTCTAGCAATGAACCTAGCAAGACCACTGTTGCAGTGCTCGATGGAGAACCTAGATGAACAAGTGTCTCCGTGCTCGAGGGAGAAGAGACGACCTACAATCGAAGCCATTAGAAATACCCCATCTACCACAAATCGGAGATGGACCCAGGATCTGAGATGCTACAACCACCAAAGGATTCGAGGTGGAGGAAGGAGCCGACAAGCCGtggccgctcgccgtcgccgcaacCGCCGCCAACCTCGCAGACCTAGGCGGTGAGGAAGCTCCTGCCATGTCGTTAGATTTGGAAGGGTTGAAGATCTCGAAGTTGGGAAAATGGGGGATTCAGATTTGGCGGCGAGAGTGCCTCTAGTAAATACGGTGTTGAAATTTCGCGGAGAGTGACCGAATTCGTCCTGCCGGATTTTGGTCGTTCCATGCGAGCTCGCACCATCTCCCTCGGTGGCTCTACGAGGACACCGCGTTGTCAATTTTCGTCAAGAAGAGGGTGGCTTGTTGGAATGGGTTGATTCGGTCATTTCTCTTGGATCGGTCTCGGAGATGCTTTAATATTGGTGCTAGCCACATCGTGAAGCGAACCTGTGCAACCAATCAATCGATTTTcatatctctaaatatgaaatatgaaTACTACATCCGTTTCAAGAAATAAGACGTAAGCATATTCTAAGATGAACTTTGATcataaaaaccaagaaacaaaATTTTGATTATATTAGTATATAATTAGtaccgttggattcatattgaaaaacaCCTTTTTAATAATACTAATTTCATATAAATAATTTTTATCTATAAAGTAATTCTTGGTTAAATAAAAAACACGTAAAATAATGGTGTTTTATTCCTTTAAACGGAGGTATTATGTGCTAAAGGACCATGCGATCTAGCAAGCGCGCCCGTAGTTTCACGAGTGCGTGGCTACTGGTGTCAGCTAGGTGATCACCCGACCAGGTGAAATGAGCTGCAGCCACCGGTAAGCGTGGCCGCTCGGATAAACATTGCCTCGCTACGCTACGTGGGTCGAGGAACCGGAAGTTGGCTCGCAGGAAATCAGCCGCGGTTTTGATTGACCACGGATTTCAAACCCGGTATCTGCTTTGTTGCAAATGAAGCAGTGGGCGCAGTGGACCGTCGCATGCCATGGGCAGTCGCCGATTGGGAATGTTGGGAGCCGCCATCGTTCTTCGATCTCCTGCGCACTTCAACATGTGGTAGCATATGTGTTGTCTTCCATTTCTCGGCGGTAAAAAAAAAGATGTATTGTCTTGTGGAGGAAAATACATCAGTGCATATGGGTGTCAGCGCACCCTATACATGTAAAATAGAATCAGTAATTCACAATGCAGTGATTTTTCTTGTTTCTTAGGTCAAAGGAACATACATGAAATGCCTTATATACAAGTATTGTTCCCGCTATATTCGTCATAAATTTATTTTTTTTGCCATGAGGTCAACGGAAATTGATTGCTTGTGAAATTGGTGGTTGCAACACCGCAAGGGACTTCTATGTGTGGATTTGATAGGCAAGAACACCTCATCACTATGTGGATTTCTAACGATGGATCGTCTAGAGAATCAACTTgtcgttggatggttaggagagcAGTGACATTTCGAGCCCACCAAAGATCAAACTCCAGGTTTAAAACTTTGGTTCTCATAAAAAGGCGGAATTATGAGATGCAGGGTCTTACAAGGGTTAAAAATGGAGTGAATAATTCTAGATATTTTTTATTTGTATTCAAGAAACAAAAACATATGTTGAGATATTCATATGAGAAGCAAACCAAAAATGAAATAGGAATTATCTTgattagtttttttaaaaaatacaaaTCTTGATTAGTTTAAAAATAGAATACAAATATAAGTGTGGTGTTGAGATTTTTGGAGCATGTATGGACACcgatatatatgtatgcataaggAAAATTATGTAAGCTAATTTCAGAAATTATATCCATACACATCCACTATCCAacctaaaaaaaatcaaataagtGATCAGATGTATTCATATGTGATGAAACTAAGAAACTAATAATTGACGCAACTCAAGTGACTTGTACTTGACGCCTCGCTGCACCTCGAGCGGCATGGCGGCGGATCTCGGGTCCTCGACACCTCCAGGTCGTGGTAGAACTGCGACTTGCACCGCGCGAATGCCCCGGATAGCTTCATCCCGTGGTGGAGGTAGCGGTACGAAACTGCGGATGCGGGTGGTGTCGGAGGACCGACGCTGTTGCTCGAGCTCCTCGGCGGTAAGTTTGCGCGCGGGGGcggatccggcgccgcccaccctctctccgccgcggcctccttgacctccgctggACACCATGGCTCTTGCGGGCGCGGGAGGAACGCGGTTGCTCACCGGAGAGTGGAGTGGCGGGGCGGATTTCTCGTCGGCGGGAGTGGAAGCGGCGGTGAGACGGATGAGGTTTGACCTCCATCCGCGGCGCTGACCGGGATATATATGGGCCGAGAGCGGTTTTGGGCTTTGGCCTCCAAAAAATATCCGGGCCAGACCATCGATGTGGTGTCTGACCTGTGCAAAAAAACGGCCTAAAATCCTATATTGGCTCAAATTGCTAAATCTAACTTATGCAGGTGCTGTAAATTGGTAGGGCCTTGTCTAACTTTGCGACCACGGGAGAGAGCACATAGGGTTTCCCCGCACGGCATCCAGCCTCGCACTCCGGTTCACCACGACGCAGCCGGAAATCGCCCAAAACCACGAGCCAGCTGCGCGACGCAGTCGCCGCCACCGGCGCACCGAGGACTGATTTCTAGCCCCCAACCAACAACACAGCGCAAGAGGAGCCCCAAACCCttttcccctctccttcctcttccctCCCACTCCCGTCGCGGAATCGCACGCGCAGATTGGAGCCGGAGCTCGATCCGAAAGAAGCTTTCTTTTCTCGCGGAATGGCGGAGGAGAAGAGCGCGCTGCAGTCGGCGAGGACGTGGATCGTGGAGCACAAGCTCCGGGCCGTCGGTACGTCCTCACCGATCTTTTTTCTTGTTCCGCCGCCAACGCATTTCGTCGGTCCTTCTCTTCCTGCCATCTGAATATCTGATCCCCTTTTCTTGCCGTGTGTGTGATTGAATTGAAGGGGCGCTGTGGCTCTCGGGGATCGCGGGATCCATCGCGTACAACTGGTCCAGGCCCGGCATGAAGACCAGCGTCAAGCTCATCCACGCCAGGTACGATCCCTATGGCCTGGCCGGGGCAACCGCTGTAAAATGTCCATGCGATCTGCGTTTGTTGTATCCCGCGGATGAAATCGTGTGTCGAAATCGGTTTAATCTTCAGTAAGGATGCATGTCTCCCAACTTAGAATCGGTTTAGCTCGGTCAGCGATGCTCGTGGAGTTGTGGCTGTCGTGGGTATTGGATTACTGGGTAGCTGCACCACGGCTGCATTGTTGGAACACGGCATGAACGTATTCAATCCTGGCTATATCACTAGGATGCTAACCTTTTAGGCTCCTATAAGATACATGCGTCGTCAGACTTCTTTGATGCAGTACTCATAAGTGGCACGATTAGCCCAATTATAATTATCCGTACTGGACTTCTGTTCGTCAAGTAGTTATTACTACATCCGATCCAAATTAATCGTCGCAGATTTAGGCAAAATGTTGCCTAAGTATGTCTAGGTTCACTGAACATGTGACAACTAATTTGGATCAGATGCAGCACTTGTTTTGACCCACATAATAAATGCTAATTTCGTAGTATAAGATGCGGTTATAGGTTTAATTGAAGCGCGCAAGCAAGAACTTCTTTCCCCGTGGTCAGTGACACCTCCGTTGTTACAAATTTGTAGTCAATAGTTTTGACCCCAACCAAACGAGGGGAGAGTGGATCTGGCACTATTGGTGATCAACAGAAGTGAACTTTTGTATCGCATTTTTTTTAGACAGAGCATGCTTCCTCGATTACACACTTTACATAGTTACATTCAAAATACATCCATTAACTCGAACTTGAGCTATTTATGCAACATTATCCCATAATAATATATACGTGGGTTCAGTAAAAGAGCTAGCTGCTTTTATGTGAACAGAGGTGCATGTTGGGCAGTTCTAATTTTCCATCATATGTTTGGTGTATAATGTCATGGAAGTGCTTGACAGTGACCAAAAGATTTCACAACTTGCTAGGTAACAATTGGCTACTGCTCGTAAAGTAATGAACATAGTAGTCACAGAGTGTACTCTGTGTTGCCCTGCAAGGTGCTTGCCTGTGCTCCTCACTTGACACAAAGAACAAGTGTGCAATAAACATTATTGTCGACATGGCATCAGTTATCAACTAGCGTTAACCTAGATGGGTGTTTATTACAGACTCATGAAAGGGGCTATAGCCAGTCAACCGCGTCAGTGTATACAGTACAAATGACAGAACAAAGGTACTATACACAAAGGAATTGGTTCCCTGTGGCGGCTCATAAATTCTAATTAACACATTTGTCGTGATAGCACAATTCTCTTTAGTTTCAGAAAAATGTATATCACTACTCGGATATCTGTAGTGAAAGCCATGCCTGGACTCTCTATATATATCTTTCTAGGTGTCAGACTTTGGTTGTTGTCAATACAACAAGTGTTGCCCTGGCGAAGGCTATGCACTGCAGTAACCCCACTTTCATGCCCATAACTTGATGCTGTGAACCCTTCAGAGTTTTATATGCAATATTGTTTTGTCTACTTTTCCCCAGACACTATTTGATGATACTGTTGGTAGCATATACAGACCAGTGTAG includes these proteins:
- the LOC124676855 gene encoding uncharacterized protein LOC124676855, with translation MAEEKSALQSARTWIVEHKLRAVGALWLSGIAGSIAYNWSRPGMKTSVKLIHARLHAQALTLAALGGSALVEYYDHQSGSGSRVHNYAKQFLPPADTNPKKE